From a region of the Nanoarchaeota archaeon genome:
- a CDS encoding acylphosphatase, translating to MTTNIKEIELIVSGEVQSIGFRQYAAKAARKLKLAGFAENLKDGTVLIHCRGTDETISQFKNHINVKNPDAAPLIDVEEIKETHLAQGTINDTTFWEKYNESVSEMAQGFSTGMNYLNCFNVNTQASFKHMDEKYGKISQGMFLVVEAMEKRMEKTDKNIEALLKVLTEKKG from the coding sequence ATGACAACAAATATAAAAGAAATTGAACTTATTGTTTCTGGTGAGGTTCAAAGCATTGGCTTTAGGCAATATGCTGCAAAAGCCGCAAGAAAGCTAAAGCTTGCAGGTTTTGCCGAGAACCTTAAAGACGGCACTGTTCTGATTCATTGCAGAGGAACTGATGAAACTATTAGTCAATTCAAAAATCATATCAATGTAAAGAATCCCGATGCAGCACCATTAATCGATGTAGAAGAAATAAAAGAAACGCATCTTGCGCAAGGAACGATTAATGATACAACCTTTTGGGAAAAATACAATGAATCGGTATCCGAAATGGCGCAGGGGTTCTCTACAGGAATGAATTACCTCAATTGCTTCAATGTAAATACGCAAGCAAGCTTTAAGCACATGGATGAAAAATATGGCAAAATTTCTCAGGGTATGTTTTTGGTTGTAGAAGCTATGGAGAAGAGGATGGAAAAGACAGATAAAAACATTGAAGCACTATTGAAAGTTCTTACAGAGAAGAAGGGTTAA
- a CDS encoding PGF-pre-PGF domain-containing protein, giving the protein MKAFYVLFFLLMPIAYAAEVQELSSIPVLTPLVTDEQAYKYMNITAIPGTIIEFDVNQSWIKENRINIIYLSKYAAGKWNPIATEFTGSKEGKNTYRAKIDEHSYYAIFGKDVLGEIQVLSQTGNILSKSTNNLMLMLLLAAIILIIYWKRS; this is encoded by the coding sequence ATGAAAGCATTTTATGTTCTGTTTTTTCTCCTTATGCCCATAGCATATGCTGCCGAAGTGCAGGAGCTTTCAAGCATCCCTGTGCTCACTCCTTTAGTAACTGATGAGCAGGCCTACAAATATATGAACATAACCGCCATTCCAGGCACCATAATAGAGTTTGATGTGAACCAGAGCTGGATAAAGGAAAACAGGATAAATATTATCTATCTTTCAAAATATGCCGCAGGGAAATGGAACCCTATAGCTACGGAATTCACAGGTTCAAAAGAAGGAAAAAACACATACAGGGCAAAAATAGATGAGCATTCATACTATGCGATTTTTGGAAAGGATGTTCTGGGAGAAATTCAGGTCCTGTCTCAGACAGGAAATATATTATCAAAAAGCACGAATAATCTGATGCTCATGCTTTTGCTTGCGGCAATCATCCTAATTATCTACTGGAAACGTTCCTGA
- a CDS encoding PGF-pre-PGF domain-containing protein — protein MKSIVSLIMLLLLVPAANALSITVNPLSASIAPGSDRTISLEVSGNGTYALEIIRCTSASEGCTFAGSDMLPITFDETKSATNSITVSGSGTKSITASLSSSFKESIVYSYKIYAKNMNNTENASVTGDVRYIAPAALGVGSNTGGGMGISAGTIKITLALKDSPFKKILVNFKSSMNNPSITASLLTDVPVLTSLESEDLVYQYLEIKKRNFNDSDISEAVIEFTVNKSWMAANNISEIYLKRYDNGWKPLRTELIDSTETLNTYRAYVYGFSYFAVFGKVEKSMPLAAPKPENNIIPSEIEVSSGIAATTPIQEKSPTGFALFESSKNAEIVAVALLLGFGIAYYLKRK, from the coding sequence ATGAAATCAATAGTGTCGCTCATCATGTTGCTTTTGCTAGTGCCTGCTGCAAATGCGCTGAGCATAACAGTTAATCCGCTTTCTGCAAGCATAGCGCCGGGATCAGACCGAACAATATCTCTTGAAGTTTCCGGAAATGGGACTTATGCTCTTGAGATCATCCGCTGCACAAGCGCATCAGAAGGCTGTACGTTTGCCGGAAGCGACATGCTTCCAATAACTTTTGACGAAACAAAAAGCGCAACCAATAGCATAACTGTTTCAGGTTCGGGAACCAAAAGTATAACCGCAAGCCTTTCATCGTCTTTCAAAGAGTCTATCGTATATTCTTACAAAATTTATGCTAAAAATATGAACAATACAGAAAACGCCAGCGTCACAGGGGATGTGCGATACATCGCGCCGGCAGCTTTAGGGGTCGGCAGCAATACGGGCGGCGGCATGGGCATAAGTGCAGGGACTATTAAGATAACTCTTGCATTGAAGGACAGCCCGTTTAAAAAAATACTTGTCAATTTCAAAAGCTCTATGAATAATCCTTCCATCACAGCATCCTTGCTAACGGACGTGCCTGTCTTGACATCGCTTGAATCAGAAGATCTTGTTTATCAATATCTGGAGATCAAAAAGCGCAATTTTAATGATTCTGACATAAGTGAAGCTGTAATTGAGTTTACAGTGAACAAAAGCTGGATGGCTGCAAACAATATTTCCGAGATTTATCTCAAAAGATATGACAACGGATGGAAGCCTCTTAGGACCGAATTAATAGATTCTACCGAAACGCTTAATACCTACAGGGCATACGTCTACGGATTTTCTTACTTTGCCGTTTTCGGGAAAGTTGAAAAATCAATGCCTTTGGCAGCTCCAAAACCAGAAAACAACATAATCCCATCAGAGATAGAAGTGTCTTCAGGCATTGCTGCGACCACTCCAATACAGGAAAAATCACCTACGGGATTCGCTCTTTTTGAATCGTCAAAAAACGCGGAAATTGTTGCTGTAGCGCTCCTTCTTGGTTTCGGCATAGCATACTACCTGAAAAGAAAATAA
- a CDS encoding TIGR03790 family protein, with protein MKILVLLILILALIPRAWAAPADDVLIVVNNASADSIAVGKYYQERRNVPINQIVYINTTTGIDITCDNYFNQIELPVRTFLDANGLKSKILYIVTTYGIPYKGCYSVDSRLSDLYNVTEWQGYGTENPYRRIYYTTYSNGNHMGGVHFSNAYGIYLVTRLDGPTPEIAKGLIDKAMYAEKYLGTSATGYMAGQPYLVDSINVVCASITKSGRSCVSDSGHAGGPNAAWHNGGGNDYENVWNWMPGALAAHFQSFTASTTIRNTTGPKVVPAMLAAGVTATWGAVDEPYAPFVPQPVAYYDYFLNGGFNFAESMYMSTYLLEWMSVIIGDPLYTLPASASIDNEKPAIANASFVWDSNNLIVSWDNTHSNTGSPEITEGAVEYGLTASYGSIKWDTSNLTYWSATKRNYFSRHNITIAGLDSSKTYYVRINATDPAGNSETYAFSTDGAPANDTTPPTVTLTSPINSLMQKSKSVIFTCSATDNVAISNITLYGNWKGAWHANETKSTGSSASFSKTIADGSYIWNCLAYDNSSNSQFAASDYSCAIDSTPPALTFVPPTPVNNSVSNNLALISITASETLASAILEWNRTQNLTMANAGPKWSYMITSVPTGNCTFKVFANDTAGNWNATEERTFYLRQMYAHNFTIKDKFGKPIPDSIVSLYDKSGASIQNFKINLSAQSKVLDLDDTYSVAFSVPTGEMLYLNNINISANATLDPEFVNSSELPSLTQARSEIIAFNASGIVFDYAQITLPVNGTVNKILHCTDWEFTKASCNSWDSKDLSAYPYRLNATHIVFNVTVFDAYLGGYYEAPLDAPAPIVTGGGGGSFAAISASSITITPNNEITKIQVYLKTSISNALISATDLLSVPVPPPNGTVYRYFNISAKNFNDSIVNNVTIEFKVSKRYILEKNITSIYLSRYTGDKWIRLITELKEADREYNNYIAYSAGFSYFAIVEEMPVLQAAADPATPQPREVVKPNISSAPTEEIRIIAAEPPEKSSNSSTILASAGFFFITAICTIIRRNRSRKKEYAIKELKKKVEC; from the coding sequence ATGAAGATCCTAGTTTTACTTATATTGATTCTAGCTTTAATTCCCAGGGCATGGGCTGCGCCTGCAGACGATGTGCTGATAGTTGTCAACAACGCAAGCGCAGATTCCATAGCTGTCGGGAAATACTATCAGGAAAGAAGGAACGTTCCAATAAATCAGATCGTCTATATCAACACAACCACAGGAATAGACATTACATGTGACAATTACTTTAATCAGATAGAGCTTCCTGTAAGGACTTTTCTTGATGCAAACGGACTGAAGTCAAAGATACTTTATATAGTCACGACCTACGGCATACCCTACAAAGGATGCTACTCAGTAGACAGCAGGCTATCAGACTTATACAACGTTACTGAATGGCAGGGATACGGCACAGAAAATCCCTATAGAAGAATATATTACACAACCTACTCAAACGGCAATCATATGGGCGGCGTGCATTTCAGCAATGCCTATGGCATATATCTTGTCACACGGCTTGACGGCCCGACGCCCGAGATAGCAAAAGGCCTTATAGACAAAGCCATGTATGCTGAAAAGTATCTTGGAACCTCTGCAACAGGCTATATGGCAGGGCAGCCGTATCTTGTCGATTCCATAAATGTTGTCTGCGCGTCAATTACAAAATCGGGGCGCTCCTGCGTCTCTGACAGCGGCCATGCAGGGGGCCCGAACGCCGCATGGCATAACGGCGGCGGCAATGATTATGAAAACGTTTGGAACTGGATGCCTGGCGCACTCGCAGCGCATTTCCAGTCATTTACTGCATCAACCACAATAAGGAACACAACAGGCCCAAAAGTAGTGCCTGCGATGCTTGCCGCAGGAGTAACTGCGACATGGGGCGCGGTGGATGAGCCTTACGCACCGTTTGTTCCGCAGCCCGTGGCATATTATGATTATTTCCTGAATGGGGGCTTCAATTTTGCCGAAAGCATGTACATGTCAACCTATCTTCTTGAATGGATGTCTGTAATAATCGGAGACCCGCTTTACACCCTTCCTGCATCGGCATCTATTGACAATGAAAAGCCGGCAATCGCAAATGCCTCATTTGTATGGGATTCCAATAATCTCATAGTGAGCTGGGACAATACACATTCGAATACAGGATCTCCGGAAATCACAGAAGGAGCAGTAGAATACGGGCTTACCGCAAGTTACGGAAGCATAAAATGGGACACAAGCAATCTTACCTATTGGAGCGCAACAAAGCGCAATTATTTCAGCCGGCACAACATAACTATCGCAGGCCTTGACAGCTCGAAAACGTATTACGTAAGGATAAACGCAACAGATCCTGCAGGAAACAGTGAAACATACGCCTTTTCAACAGACGGCGCACCTGCAAATGACACAACTCCGCCGACAGTCACGCTTACATCCCCTATAAATTCCCTCATGCAAAAATCAAAATCAGTAATATTCACATGCTCTGCAACAGATAATGTCGCCATATCAAACATAACGCTTTATGGAAACTGGAAAGGAGCGTGGCACGCAAATGAGACAAAATCAACCGGCTCATCAGCATCATTCTCAAAAACAATTGCAGATGGCTCATACATTTGGAACTGCCTTGCATACGATAATTCTTCAAATTCGCAGTTTGCAGCATCCGATTATTCCTGCGCCATAGACAGCACTCCGCCAGCTTTAACCTTTGTTCCGCCCACGCCTGTAAACAACAGCGTATCAAACAATCTGGCACTTATAAGCATAACCGCTTCTGAAACACTGGCAAGCGCCATCCTTGAATGGAACCGCACGCAAAATTTGACTATGGCTAATGCAGGCCCCAAATGGTCTTATATGATAACATCAGTCCCGACAGGAAACTGCACATTCAAAGTCTTTGCGAATGACACAGCCGGAAACTGGAATGCAACAGAAGAAAGGACATTTTATCTGAGGCAGATGTACGCGCACAACTTCACAATAAAGGATAAATTCGGCAAGCCGATACCGGATTCAATAGTTTCGTTATATGATAAATCCGGCGCATCAATCCAGAATTTCAAGATCAACCTTTCGGCGCAGTCAAAGGTGTTAGATTTGGACGATACCTACAGCGTGGCTTTTTCAGTCCCAACAGGGGAAATGCTTTATTTAAATAATATCAACATCAGCGCAAATGCTACTCTGGATCCCGAATTTGTCAATAGTTCGGAACTTCCTTCATTAACGCAGGCGCGGTCAGAAATAATAGCGTTTAATGCATCGGGCATAGTTTTTGATTATGCCCAAATAACCCTGCCGGTAAATGGCACAGTGAATAAGATACTGCATTGCACTGACTGGGAGTTCACAAAAGCCTCATGCAACAGTTGGGATTCAAAAGATTTATCAGCATATCCTTATAGATTGAACGCTACGCATATTGTCTTCAATGTGACTGTATTTGATGCATATCTTGGAGGCTATTATGAGGCGCCTCTTGATGCGCCCGCCCCTATAGTAACCGGTGGCGGAGGCGGCAGCTTTGCAGCAATATCGGCAAGTTCAATAACAATAACTCCAAACAATGAAATAACAAAGATACAAGTATATTTGAAAACCAGCATTTCAAACGCATTAATAAGCGCAACTGACCTGCTTTCAGTCCCTGTTCCGCCTCCAAACGGCACGGTTTACAGATATTTTAACATCTCTGCCAAAAATTTCAATGATTCTATTGTCAATAACGTGACAATAGAATTTAAGGTGAGCAAGAGGTACATTCTTGAAAAAAATATAACTTCAATATATCTGTCAAGGTATACTGGCGACAAATGGATTCGCCTAATAACTGAATTGAAAGAAGCGGATAGGGAATACAATAATTATATCGCATATTCTGCAGGGTTCTCGTATTTTGCAATAGTTGAAGAAATGCCTGTGCTTCAGGCAGCAGCAGATCCCGCCACGCCGCAGCCTCGCGAGGTCGTAAAACCAAATATATCAAGCGCGCCAACAGAAGAAATCAGGATAATAGCCGCAGAACCGCCTGAAAAATCGTCAAATTCAAGCACAATTCTTGCTTCAGCAGGCTTTTTTTTTATCACGGCAATCTGCACGATAATTAGGCGAAATCGTTCAAGAAAAAAAGAATATGCTATAAAAGAGCTTAAAAAGAAAGTAGAATGCTGA